Part of the Paenibacillus kyungheensis genome, TCTTTTGTATCAAACCGCTCGACTAAAATAACCAATTGATGATCCAGTATAATTAAATCTGCAAAAGCTTCATGACTTTGAGAAGAAAATATAATATGATCACTTAAATCTGTATCGTTAGCTTGCACTTTGGCAATAAATTCATCGACTGCAATCACTATTAATTGTTCGACTTCTGGACGGTTATATTCAAATTTGGCACAGATCTGGTCGATACAGTAATAAGGTTTAAGATTGGCTAAAGCTTTGACCATTATCATTAATGTATCATACAAATAATCCGTTACTCTACCAAGTACGTGGATAGTGATCAATGTGTAGAGAACGATATATAAAGGACGATAGCCACTATGCGAATATTAATAGTAGAAGATGAACAGCATTTAGCAGAAGCGTTAACCCAAATTTTGAAAAAAAATCATTATTCCGTTGATGCGGTACATGATGGTCGTACAGGGCTGGATTATGCCCAAAGTGGGATCTATGATCTGTTATTACTGGATATTATGATGCCCGAAATGGACGGGATCAGCGTTCTCAAAACTTTACGTCAGCAAGGCGTAGCAACACCTGTTATTTTGCTGACCGCTAAAGGTGAGATTACCGATAAAGTGATCGGACTGGATTATGGCGCAGATGATTATATCGCTAAGCCTTTTTCATCGGAAGAATTGTTAGCTCGTATTCGGGCTGCACTCCGTCGTAAAGGAGAAGTCTTACCCGAAGATGGACTCCGATTTGGAGATATTCAATTAAATACAGCCAATCTCAAGCTATCGGTGAATGGCAAAGAAATGAAGTTAAATCTAAAAGAAAATGAGTTGTTAGAACTTCTTATCACTCGCAAGCAAGGAGTCACTTCCAAAGAACAGATTATCGAAAAGTTATGGGGATTTGATTCGGATGTAGAGTACAACAATGTGGAAGTGTATATTTCTTTTTTACGGAAAAAACTGAACTTCTTGCATTCCCAAGTTAAGATTAATACGATTCGTGGAGTCGGTTATGTATTAGAAGAGGTGACTTCTTAATGTTCAACAAGCTTCGTAATCGATTTCTGATTGTTAATCTCGTGACGATTTCGGTATTGATGCTAATCGCCTTTGCTTCGATCTATACGATTACGTATCGGAACGCTCAAAATGATATCCGTAGTGAGTTATCTCGCATTGCTAACATCGCTCCGCGGAACTTCGATAATGGACAGAATCCTCCAGGTGGAGGGGATATGAACAATCCCGGCGGGATGAATGGAAATGGTCAACCTGTAGACGATACATTTACAGAACGTTCGTTATCTTTTTCTATCGAAATCGATAGTAACTGGAAAATGACAGCCACCCATTCTCCATTTGATATGGATACTACTTTGTATCAATCTGCTCTAGCAGAAGCGAAAGCGATTAACAAAAACAATGGACAATTTAAGCTCGATAATAGTGACTGGGCATTTATCAAGCAACCTATCAGCACAGGGTATAAGCTTATTTTTCTAGATGTAACAGCGCAACAAGATATCTTAAAAAATCTGATCTATACATTTGCTGTAGTAGGATTAATTATGTTGGTCGCGTTGTATTTCACCAGCCGCTTTTTTGCCAATCGTTCGATTTATCCGGTTAAAGAAGCTTTTGATAAACAAAAGCAATTTATCGCCGATGCTTCACATGAACTCAAAACACCGCTGGCGATTATTAATACGAATGCTGATGTGCTGTTATCTAATCGCGAGGAAACGATCGAAAGTCAGGCTAGATGGCTAGAGTATATCAAGTTAGAAACAGAGCGTATGGCTCGCTTAACCAACGATCTATTGTATTTGACAGAAATGGACGATTCTCGAACTTCGATGGTATATACGCCATTTGATCTGAGTGAAACGGTAGAACGGATTATATTAACGATGGAAGCTGTTATTTTCGAAAAAGAATTAACACTGGATTATGAGATTGAGCCGAATCTTATAGTACAAGGTAGCCAAGAACAGATTCATCAGGTGATTATGATTGTTCTGGATAATGCGATCAAATATGCTAATTCTCAAGGAACAATTACGATCTCACTTACACATCAGCAACAGGAAGTTTTATTGAATGTGACCAATACTGGCGAAGGGATTGCGCCAGAACATCTTACCCGTATTTTTGATCGCTTTTACCGAACAGATACTTCACGTGCTCGTAAGCAAGGCGGTTATGGATTAGGACTTGCTATTGCACGCTCTATTGTCGATCAGCATGAAGGCAAGTTGTATGCTACTAGCGTCGTAGGAGAGTCGACCACTTTTCATTTACTATTCAATGCGGTCTGAATGAGATTCATCGTACTCCCACCAATACATGTATCATACAGACACTTTATAAACAAAGGATGCTAACGATCAAGCTAGCATCCTTTTTGTTGCTATTTTATAAGACTGTTCCATCTATCAGGTATATTCACAATTATGGAGCAGGTACTTCAGTGGTCTCTAGGTTATCTTTTTCCAGCATAATAGACTGTCCATCTGTGATCCCTTTGCCGAAAAATTGTTTTAACCATTTTAGTGCAGGGCGTTCTGTACCATTCGCATTCAGTAAATGCGTATTCGGCTCCCATGTCTGTCCTTCGATGTATCCCCATAGTGTCACTCCTTTGACAGAAGGGTGATTCCAAAGTACAGGGAATTTTTCTTTATAACGTGCTAATTGAGTGGCATCATCACCAGTCATATCCAGTTCAGATACGTAGATCGGTAAGCCTGTCGATCCTAATTTGTTCAGTACTGTTGTCATTGTACTGGTCGATACATTGTTCATATTAAAATGGTGACATTGAATACCGATTCCATCGATTAAGCCACGACTTTTGAGAATATTAATAATTTTCACATATTGATCCGCTAGATTAGGATCGCTAATAACGCCGTATTCATTGATAAGTAATTTGGAATTAGGAAATTGTTGCCTTGCTTGTTGGAAAGACCAGACAATCCAATCCCAGCCTGTCGCTCCACTTCCACCGATCGCATTACTGTAAGATGGCTTGGCATGAAATGGCTCGTTGACTACATCAACAAAAGCAGATTTCGAATACTTCTGACCTGCTAACTGTATCCATTGGGTTACTTCTGCTTTTTGCTCTGCCGCAGATAGACCACTTACCCATCCAGGTTCTTGACTTCCCCAGACTAAAGTATGGAATTTGAAAGGGTAGCCTTTACTTTGCGCATAATTGTACGCCATATCGGCTTGTCCCCAGTTCATCGAATTGCGATTGCCTTCAACGGCTCCCCATTTGGTCGAATTTTCCGGTGTCACTTGATTCCAGTAGTTACCGTAACTTGCGGGAACATTCCCAGCAATAATATTACCTAAAAACTTACTTCCACTGGTTAGACTCGCATAGCTGTACTCTGCAAAAGTAGATGTACATAATACCCCTGTTAATGCGACCGTTCCAATCACTTTCCATAGGCTTGATTTTGACATCTCATTTCCTCCTCTGGATAAATAGATGGACTGCGTATGTTTCGATATCGAACATTACCAAAATATGAGATAAGCGCTTACATTTGTAAGTTTAACAACTTATCTTCATTTTTTCGCTATAAACATAAGGAAATAATAGAATATGCTATATAACCACATAACAAAAAAAGAGAAAGCACTGTATATGCTTTCCCTTTAATGAAATAAAATTTTAAGAACGAACAGATTGAACCGCATTTTCCAAAGCTGTAATCACTTTATCGCACCATGTATCAAATTCAGGATCTTCTTTTTGCAATTCAGGATGATTCAGGATATGATTCACTACCTGCTTCACTCCTTGATCGAAGCGAGTCGTAGCTACAAAGTCAGGTACTAGCCGTTTAAGCTTACTATTGTCAAATACAACCGAATTGGCTTTGTCTCCAAGCAGACTTCCACGATAATCTTCTGTACTGCAAGCATCCAAAAATGTAGAAGAGACATAGACTGCATTCAGCTTCACACCAAGCGCATCTGCCACTGCTCCATAAATCTGATTCCAGGTCAGCGATTCATCTGATGTGATCTGTACCGCTTCTCCAATCGCTTGAATATTACCCATCAACCCGATAAATCCTTTGGCAAAATCAGTATTATGAGTCATCGTCCACAACGATGTACCGTCTCCATGAATAATTACCGGTTTATTTTCTAGCATCCGCTTGGCGACTTGCCAGCTTCCTTCACTACCATGTACACCCATAGGAATCGAACGTTCATCATACGTATGGCTTGGACGTATAATCGTGACCGGGAAATGGTGTTCACGATACATTTTCATCAAATAATCTTCACAATCGATTTTGTTACGTGAATATTTCCAATAGGGATTGGATAAAGGAGTGCCTTCATTAATGCGATAATCCGCAGGTGGGGACTGGTACGCAGAAGCGGAGCTGATAAAGATAAATTGCTTTGTTTTACCTGCAAATAGTCGATAATCTCGTTCCAACTGAGAAGGTTCAAATGCAATAAAATCAGCAACAACATCAAATTCTAGATCTGCAATCAATGCTGCTACTTGCTGTTCATTATTAATATCTGCTTGCAACAGATGTGCATTAGCAGGTAAATCTTGATTACGATTTCCTCGATTCAGCAGATACAATTCGCAATCAGTGGTTAACAATTGTTGCGTGATCGCCGAACTGATAATCCCTGTACCTCCAATAAATAGCGCTTTCATAAATACACCTCCGTTGCAAAATAGCCAAGCTTTTGAGCAATAATCTGAAATCTCCTATACGATACCATTTCTAGAGGAAGCAAACAAATGATAAAGGAAGGACTTTTATTATTATATTTTTCAATAATTTAGGCGAAAAGGTAATATTCTTGTATCATCACTGCTATTTTGGGTAATGGTAATTGATGTCGAATTCATTTCCAACTTTTCAAAATTGCTTACATGCACTTATATAAATTGTAGAGGGGAATTCATCTCATGAAGGCAACGATCATTATTAATCCATCTTCAGGTAAAGAACAAGCCTTAGAATATGTCAAAAAAGCAGAAGATATTCTCAGCGAACAAGGATACCATGTCACAGTCAACGAGACTGCCAAAGAATTAGATGCTACTCAATTCTGCACAGACGCTTGTAAAGAGTGTCATGATCTGGTCGTATCGATTGGTGGAGATGGTACTCTGCACGAGACGATTAATGGATTGATGGATCAAGACTATCGTCCGAAATTAGCGGTTATTCCACTTGGAACAGTCAATGATTTTGCACGTGCTCTTCAGATTCCATTGAACCCTGATCAAGCGATAGAGACACTGCGATCTTCTCATGTCAAAAATGTAGATATGGGTAAATTAAATGATCAATTATTTGCCAATGTGATCGCTGCTGGTTCTCTGGCAGAAGCATTATCGTCTGTTCCTTCTGAAGACAAATCCAAATTAGGCGCATTTGCTTATTTTAGAGATGGGATGAAAGAATTGATGAGCAATTCGGCTTCTCCTTTAAAAATCGAACACGACGGCGAAATTTGGGAAGGGGAAGCTCCTCTTTTTCTAGCGGCACTTACCAACTCGGTTGGAGGATTCGAAAGTATGGTTCCTGATGCTGAAGTAGATGACGGTTTATTACACTGCTTTATTATGACGAACCTGAATATGTTCAATACATTAACCGCAGGATTATCGTTATTGCTTGGCAATCTAAAAGAACACAAAGATGTTATTTATTTTACTGCCAAGCATGTTAAAGTCAGTTCAACCGATCCTGTCAAAACCAATGTAGATGGCGAAGAAGGCCCTCCTTTACCTGTGGATCTGCGGATTATTCCCGGTCATATTCGTGTAGTTGTACCTGAAGAATCGTAAAAGATAAACGATAGGCAAACGTTAGATGTCTATATCATTTCTGTATTCATCGCTATATTCAAAAAAACACCGACGACATATTTTGTGTCATCGGTGTTTTTTGATTGATCTTATTTTGGAGATATTTATCTGATCTATTTGGGTAATTGATGTGTGATTAAAGAGGTCTATTAGTGTCACGTGGATCATGACGTCGTCCTCG contains:
- a CDS encoding response regulator transcription factor, whose product is MRILIVEDEQHLAEALTQILKKNHYSVDAVHDGRTGLDYAQSGIYDLLLLDIMMPEMDGISVLKTLRQQGVATPVILLTAKGEITDKVIGLDYGADDYIAKPFSSEELLARIRAALRRKGEVLPEDGLRFGDIQLNTANLKLSVNGKEMKLNLKENELLELLITRKQGVTSKEQIIEKLWGFDSDVEYNNVEVYISFLRKKLNFLHSQVKINTIRGVGYVLEEVTS
- a CDS encoding sensor histidine kinase, translated to MFNKLRNRFLIVNLVTISVLMLIAFASIYTITYRNAQNDIRSELSRIANIAPRNFDNGQNPPGGGDMNNPGGMNGNGQPVDDTFTERSLSFSIEIDSNWKMTATHSPFDMDTTLYQSALAEAKAINKNNGQFKLDNSDWAFIKQPISTGYKLIFLDVTAQQDILKNLIYTFAVVGLIMLVALYFTSRFFANRSIYPVKEAFDKQKQFIADASHELKTPLAIINTNADVLLSNREETIESQARWLEYIKLETERMARLTNDLLYLTEMDDSRTSMVYTPFDLSETVERIILTMEAVIFEKELTLDYEIEPNLIVQGSQEQIHQVIMIVLDNAIKYANSQGTITISLTHQQQEVLLNVTNTGEGIAPEHLTRIFDRFYRTDTSRARKQGGYGLGLAIARSIVDQHEGKLYATSVVGESTTFHLLFNAV
- a CDS encoding endo-1,4-beta-xylanase, whose translation is MSKSSLWKVIGTVALTGVLCTSTFAEYSYASLTSGSKFLGNIIAGNVPASYGNYWNQVTPENSTKWGAVEGNRNSMNWGQADMAYNYAQSKGYPFKFHTLVWGSQEPGWVSGLSAAEQKAEVTQWIQLAGQKYSKSAFVDVVNEPFHAKPSYSNAIGGSGATGWDWIVWSFQQARQQFPNSKLLINEYGVISDPNLADQYVKIINILKSRGLIDGIGIQCHHFNMNNVSTSTMTTVLNKLGSTGLPIYVSELDMTGDDATQLARYKEKFPVLWNHPSVKGVTLWGYIEGQTWEPNTHLLNANGTERPALKWLKQFFGKGITDGQSIMLEKDNLETTEVPAP
- a CDS encoding SDR family oxidoreductase, translating into MKALFIGGTGIISSAITQQLLTTDCELYLLNRGNRNQDLPANAHLLQADINNEQQVAALIADLEFDVVADFIAFEPSQLERDYRLFAGKTKQFIFISSASAYQSPPADYRINEGTPLSNPYWKYSRNKIDCEDYLMKMYREHHFPVTIIRPSHTYDERSIPMGVHGSEGSWQVAKRMLENKPVIIHGDGTSLWTMTHNTDFAKGFIGLMGNIQAIGEAVQITSDESLTWNQIYGAVADALGVKLNAVYVSSTFLDACSTEDYRGSLLGDKANSVVFDNSKLKRLVPDFVATTRFDQGVKQVVNHILNHPELQKEDPEFDTWCDKVITALENAVQSVRS
- a CDS encoding diacylglycerol/lipid kinase family protein produces the protein MKATIIINPSSGKEQALEYVKKAEDILSEQGYHVTVNETAKELDATQFCTDACKECHDLVVSIGGDGTLHETINGLMDQDYRPKLAVIPLGTVNDFARALQIPLNPDQAIETLRSSHVKNVDMGKLNDQLFANVIAAGSLAEALSSVPSEDKSKLGAFAYFRDGMKELMSNSASPLKIEHDGEIWEGEAPLFLAALTNSVGGFESMVPDAEVDDGLLHCFIMTNLNMFNTLTAGLSLLLGNLKEHKDVIYFTAKHVKVSSTDPVKTNVDGEEGPPLPVDLRIIPGHIRVVVPEES